From the Helicobacter pylori genome, one window contains:
- the murI gene encoding glutamate racemase codes for MKIGVFDSGVGGFSVLKSLLKARLFDEIIYYGDSARVPYGTKDPTTIKQFGLEALDFFKPHQIELLIVACNTASALALEEMQKHSKIPIVGVIEPSILAIKRQVENKNAPILVLGTKATIQSNAYDNALKQQGYLNVSHLATSLFVPLIEESILEGELLETCMRYYFAPLKILPEVIILGCTHFPLIAQKIESYFMGHFALPTPPLLIHSGDAIVEYLQQKYALKNNACAFPKVEFHASGDVIWLEKQAKEWLKL; via the coding sequence ATGAAAATAGGCGTTTTTGATAGCGGTGTGGGAGGGTTTAGCGTTTTAAAAAGCCTTTTAAAAGCGCGATTGTTTGATGAGATCATCTACTATGGCGATAGCGCTAGAGTGCCTTATGGCACTAAAGACCCCACCACGATCAAGCAATTTGGCTTAGAGGCTTTGGATTTTTTCAAACCGCACCAGATTGAATTATTGATTGTGGCATGCAACACGGCGAGCGCTCTGGCTTTAGAAGAGATGCAAAAGCATTCCAAAATCCCTATTGTGGGCGTGATTGAGCCAAGCATTTTAGCGATCAAGCGGCAAGTGGAGAATAAAAACGCCCCTATTTTGGTGCTAGGGACAAAAGCGACGATTCAATCCAACGCTTATGATAACGCCCTGAAACAACAAGGCTATTTGAACGTTTCGCATTTAGCTACTTCTCTTTTTGTGCCTTTGATTGAAGAAAGTATTTTAGAGGGCGAATTGTTAGAAACTTGCATGCGTTATTATTTCGCTCCCTTAAAGATTTTACCTGAAGTGATCATTTTAGGTTGCACGCATTTTCCCTTAATCGCTCAAAAAATTGAGAGCTATTTTATGGGGCATTTTGCCCTTCCAACGCCCCCCCTACTCATCCATTCGGGCGATGCTATTGTGGAATATTTGCAGCAAAAATACGCCCTTAAAAACAATGCGTGCGCATTCCCTAAAGTGGAATTTCATGCGAGCGGCGATGTGATCTGGCTAGAAAAACAAGCTAAAGAATGGCTCAAATTGTAA
- a CDS encoding CagC family type IV secretion system protein: MKFFTRITDSYKKVVVTLGLAITANPLMAVNSPATGITETKTLVVQIISVLAIVGGCALGVKGIADIWKISDDIKRGQATVFAYAQPIAMLAVAGGIIYLSTKFGFNIGESGGAS; the protein is encoded by the coding sequence ATGAAATTTTTTACAAGAATCACTGACAGCTACAAGAAAGTTGTAGTAACTTTAGGGCTAGCGATAACAGCCAATCCTTTAATGGCTGTCAACAGTCCTGCAACAGGCATTACTGAGACTAAAACTTTGGTGGTTCAGATCATTTCTGTTCTAGCGATCGTAGGTGGTTGCGCTCTAGGAGTTAAAGGTATAGCGGATATTTGGAAAATCTCTGATGACATCAAAAGAGGTCAAGCGACTGTTTTTGCTTACGCGCAGCCCATAGCTATGTTAGCGGTGGCAGGTGGCATTATCTATTTGAGCACTAAGTTTGGCTTCAATATTGGCGAAAGTGGAGGAGCTAGCTAA
- the cagE gene encoding cag pathogenicity island type IV secretion system ATPase CagE, with translation MFVASKQADEQKKLVIEQEVQKRQFQKIEELKADMQKGINPFFKVLFDGGNRLFGFPETFIYSSIFILFVTIVLSVILFQAYEPVLIVAIVIVLVALGFKKDYRLYQRMERAMKFKKPFLFKGVKNKAFMSIFSMKPSKEMANDIHLNPNREDRLVSAANSYLANNYECFLDDGVILTNNYSLLGTIKLGGIDFLTTSKKDLIELHASIYSVFRNFVTPEFKFYFHTIKKKIVIDETNRDYGLIFSNDFMRAYNEKQKRESFYDISFYLTIEQDLLDTLNEPVMNKKHFADNNFEEFQRIIRAKLENFKDRIELIEELLSKYHPTRLKEYTKDGIIYSKQCEFYNFLVGMNEAPFICNRKDLYLKEKMHGGVKEVYFANKHGKILNDDLSEKYFSAIEISEYAPKSQSDLFDKINALDSEFIFMHAYSPKNSQVLKDKLAFTSRRIIISGGSKEQGMTLGCLSELVGNGDITLGSYGNSLVLFADSFEKMKQSVKECVSSLNAKGFLANAATFSMENYFFAKHCSFITLPFIFDVTSNNFADFIAMRAMSFDGNQENNAWGNSVMTLKSEINSPFYLNFHMPTDFGSASAGHTLILGSTGSGKTVFMSMTLNAMGQFAYNFPANVSKDKQKLTMVYMDKDYGAYGNIVAMGGEYVKIELGTDTGLNPFAWAACVQKTDATMEQKQTAISVVKELVKNLATKSDEKDENGNSVSFSLADSNTLAAAVTNLITGDMNLDYPITQLINAFGKDHNDPNGLVARLAPFCKSTNGEFQWLFDNKATDRLDFSKTIIGVDGSSFLDNNDVSPFICFYLFARIQEAMDGRRFVLDIDEAWKYLGDPKVAYFVRDMLKTARKRNAIVRLATQSITDLLACPIADTIREQCPTKIFLRNDGGNLSDYQRLANVTEKEFEIITKGLDRKILYKQDGSPSVIASFNLRGIPKEYLKILSTDTVFVKEIDKIIQNHSIIDKYQALRQMYQQIKEY, from the coding sequence GTGTTTGTGGCAAGCAAGCAGGCTGATGAACAAAAAAAGCTAGTTATAGAGCAAGAGGTTCAAAAGCGGCAGTTTCAAAAAATAGAAGAACTTAAAGCAGACATGCAAAAAGGTATTAATCCCTTTTTTAAAGTCTTGTTTGATGGGGGGAATAGGTTGTTTGGTTTCCCTGAAACTTTTATTTATTCCTCCATATTTATATTGTTTGTAACCATTGTATTATCTGTTATTCTTTTTCAAGCCTATGAACCTGTTTTGATTGTAGCGATTGTTATTGTGCTTGTAGCTCTTGGATTCAAGAAAGATTACAGGCTTTATCAAAGAATGGAGCGAGCGATGAAATTTAAAAAACCTTTTTTGTTTAAGGGCGTGAAAAACAAAGCGTTCATGAGCATTTTTTCCATGAAGCCTAGTAAAGAAATGGCGAATGACATCCACTTAAATCCAAACAGAGAAGACAGACTTGTGAGCGCTGCAAATTCCTATCTAGCGAATAACTATGAATGTTTTTTAGATGATGGGGTGATCCTTACTAACAACTATTCTCTTTTAGGCACAATCAAATTGGGGGGCATTGATTTTTTAACCACTTCCAAAAAAGATCTCATAGAGTTACACGCTTCTATTTATAGCGTTTTTAGGAATTTTGTTACCCCTGAATTCAAATTTTATTTTCACACTATTAAAAAGAAAATCGTTATTGATGAAACCAATAGGGATTATGGTCTTATTTTTTCTAATGATTTCATGCGAGCCTATAATGAGAAGCAAAAGAGAGAAAGTTTTTATGATATTAGTTTTTATCTCACCATAGAGCAAGATTTATTAGACACTCTCAATGAACCCGTTATGAATAAAAAGCATTTTGCAGATAATAATTTTGAAGAGTTTCAAAGGATTATTAGAGCCAAGCTTGAAAACTTCAAGGATAGGATAGAGCTTATAGAAGAGCTACTGAGTAAATACCACCCCACTAGATTGAAAGAATACACCAAAGATGGCATTATTTACTCCAAACAATGCGAGTTTTATAATTTTTTGGTGGGAATGAATGAAGCCCCTTTTATTTGCAACCGAAAAGACTTGTATCTCAAAGAAAAAATGCATGGAGGGGTGAAAGAAGTTTATTTTGCTAATAAGCATGGAAAAATCTTGAATGATGATTTGAGTGAAAAATATTTTAGCGCTATTGAAATTAGTGAATACGCCCCTAAATCACAGAGCGATTTGTTTGATAAAATCAACGCTCTAGACAGCGAATTTATCTTTATGCATGCTTACTCGCCTAAAAACTCACAAGTTTTAAAGGACAAACTAGCTTTCACCTCTAGAAGGATTATTATTAGTGGAGGCTCCAAAGAGCAAGGCATGACTTTGGGTTGCTTGAGCGAATTAGTGGGTAATGGTGATATTACGCTAGGCAGTTATGGTAATTCTTTAGTGCTGTTTGCTGATAGCTTTGAAAAAATGAAACAAAGCGTTAAGGAATGCGTCTCTAGTCTTAACGCTAAAGGTTTTTTAGCCAACGCAGCGACTTTCTCTATGGAAAATTACTTTTTTGCCAAACATTGCTCTTTTATCACGCTTCCTTTTATTTTTGATGTAACTTCTAATAATTTTGCTGATTTCATAGCGATGAGAGCGATGAGTTTTGATGGCAATCAAGAGAATAACGCTTGGGGTAATAGCGTGATGACGCTAAAAAGCGAGATCAATTCGCCTTTTTATTTGAACTTCCACATGCCTACTGATTTTGGTTCAGCTTCAGCAGGACACACTTTGATACTTGGCTCAACCGGTTCAGGTAAAACAGTGTTTATGTCCATGACTCTAAATGCTATGGGGCAATTTGCCTATAATTTTCCTGCTAATGTCAGCAAAGATAAACAAAAGCTCACTATGGTCTATATGGATAAAGATTATGGCGCTTATGGGAATATTGTCGCAATGGGTGGGGAGTATGTCAAGATTGAGCTAGGGACAGATACAGGATTAAATCCTTTTGCTTGGGCGGCTTGCGTGCAAAAAACAGATGCAACAATGGAGCAAAAACAAACGGCTATTTCTGTTGTCAAAGAGCTTGTGAAAAACCTAGCGACCAAAAGCGATGAAAAAGATGAAAATGGCAACAGCGTCTCTTTTAGCCTAGCCGATTCTAACACGCTTGCAGCGGCAGTAACCAACCTTATCACAGGAGATATGAACCTAGATTATCCCATCACTCAACTTATTAACGCTTTTGGAAAAGACCATAATGATCCTAATGGGCTTGTCGCGCGATTAGCGCCTTTTTGCAAATCAACCAATGGTGAATTTCAATGGCTTTTTGATAATAAAGCAACAGATCGCTTAGATTTTTCAAAAACGATTATTGGCGTTGATGGGTCAAGTTTCTTAGACAATAATGATGTTTCGCCCTTTATTTGTTTTTATCTTTTCGCTCGTATCCAAGAAGCAATGGATGGGCGTAGATTTGTCTTAGATATTGATGAAGCTTGGAAATATTTAGGCGATCCAAAGGTCGCTTATTTTGTAAGAGACATGCTAAAAACCGCAAGGAAAAGAAACGCTATTGTTAGACTTGCGACTCAAAGCATCACTGATCTTTTGGCTTGCCCTATTGCTGATACGATTAGAGAACAATGCCCTACAAAGATTTTTTTGAGAAACGATGGGGGTAATCTTTCTGATTACCAAAGATTAGCTAATGTTACAGAAAAAGAATTTGAAATCATCACTAAGGGGCTGGATAGGAAAATCCTCTACAAACAGGATGGAAGCCCTAGCGTTATCGCTAGTTTTAATTTGAGAGGCATTCCTAAAGAATATTTGAAAATTTTATCCACAGATACTGTATTTGTCAAAGAAATTGACAAGATTATCCAAAACCATAGTATCATAGATAAATATCAGGCCTTGAGGCAAATGTATCAACAAATAAAGGAGTATTAA
- the rho gene encoding transcription termination factor Rho, translated as MNENAPTHKSSHKVKTHTPVSGYHIEDLRTYPTEKLLEIANKLKVENPQEFKRQDLMFEILKTQVTQGGYILFTGILEIMPDGYGFLRGFDGSFSDGHNDTYVSPSQIRRFALRNGDIVTGQVRSPKDQEKYYALLKVEAINYSPSDEIRNRPLFDNLTPLFPDEQIKLEYESTKVTGRMLDLFSPVGKGQRALIVAPPRTGKTELMKELAQGITSNHPEVELIILLVDERPEEVTDMQRSVKGQVFSSTFDLPANNHIRIAELVLERAKRRVEMGKDVVVLLDSITRLARAYNAVTPSSGKVLSGGVDANALHRPKRFFGAARNIEEGGSLTIIATALIETGSRMDEVIFEEFKGTGNSEIVLARNIADRRIYPAFDILKSGTRKDNILLGKDRLTKVWVLRNVMQQMDDIEALSFVYSKMQQTKDNEEFLKLMNEK; from the coding sequence ATGAACGAAAACGCGCCTACGCACAAAAGTTCGCACAAGGTCAAAACCCACACGCCAGTGAGCGGTTATCACATTGAAGATTTACGCACCTACCCTACTGAAAAGCTTTTAGAAATCGCTAACAAGCTCAAAGTGGAAAACCCCCAAGAATTCAAACGACAAGACTTGATGTTTGAAATTTTAAAAACCCAAGTCACGCAAGGCGGATACATTCTTTTTACCGGGATTTTAGAAATCATGCCTGATGGCTATGGCTTTTTAAGAGGGTTTGACGGGAGTTTTTCAGACGGGCATAACGACACTTATGTCAGCCCTTCTCAAATTAGGCGTTTTGCTTTAAGGAATGGCGATATTGTTACCGGTCAAGTGCGATCCCCCAAAGACCAGGAAAAATACTACGCCCTTTTAAAAGTGGAGGCTATCAATTACTCGCCTTCAGATGAGATTAGAAACCGCCCTTTGTTTGACAATCTAACCCCCCTATTCCCTGATGAACAGATCAAATTAGAATACGAATCCACTAAAGTTACCGGTAGGATGCTGGATTTATTCAGCCCTGTGGGGAAAGGCCAAAGGGCTTTGATCGTTGCGCCGCCAAGGACTGGGAAAACGGAGCTGATGAAAGAGCTCGCCCAAGGCATCACTTCTAACCACCCTGAAGTGGAGCTGATCATCCTTTTAGTGGATGAGCGCCCTGAAGAAGTTACGGATATGCAGCGAAGCGTTAAGGGTCAAGTTTTTAGCTCCACTTTTGATTTGCCCGCAAATAACCACATAAGAATCGCTGAATTAGTCTTAGAAAGGGCTAAAAGGCGAGTGGAAATGGGTAAAGATGTGGTGGTTTTATTGGATTCTATCACCCGTTTAGCAAGGGCGTATAACGCCGTAACGCCCTCAAGCGGTAAGGTTTTAAGCGGGGGCGTGGATGCAAACGCCTTGCACAGGCCCAAGCGCTTTTTTGGGGCCGCAAGGAATATTGAAGAAGGCGGGAGCTTGACGATTATCGCTACGGCGTTGATTGAAACGGGATCTAGAATGGATGAGGTGATTTTTGAAGAATTTAAAGGCACCGGGAATAGCGAAATCGTTTTAGCGAGAAATATTGCGGACAGGCGCATTTACCCGGCCTTTGATATTTTAAAATCCGGCACACGAAAAGACAATATCTTGCTTGGCAAAGACCGCTTGACTAAAGTGTGGGTTTTAAGGAATGTGATGCAACAAATGGACGACATAGAAGCCTTAAGCTTTGTGTATTCTAAAATGCAACAAACTAAGGACAATGAAGAATTTTTAAAATTAATGAATGAAAAATAA
- the cagD gene encoding cag pathogenicity island type IV secretion system protein CagD, with product MINNNSNKKLRGFFLKVLLSLVVFSSYGSANDDKEAKKEVLEKEKNTPNGPVYTNLDFDSFKATIKNLKDKKVTFKEVNPDIIKDEVFDFVIVNRVLKKIKDLKHYDPIIEKIFDEKGKEMGLNVELQINPEVKDFFTFKSISTTNKQRCFLSLRGETREILCDDKLYNVLLAVFNSYDPNDLLKHISTIESLKKIFYTITCEAVYL from the coding sequence TTGATTAATAATAATAGTAATAAAAAACTGAGAGGCTTTTTTTTGAAAGTTCTCTTAAGTCTCGTTGTTTTCAGTTCGTATGGGTCAGCCAATGATGACAAAGAAGCCAAAAAAGAAGTGCTAGAAAAAGAAAAAAACACTCCCAATGGGCCTGTTTATACGAATTTAGATTTTGATAGTTTCAAAGCGACTATCAAAAATTTGAAAGACAAGAAAGTAACTTTCAAAGAAGTCAATCCCGATATTATCAAAGATGAAGTTTTTGATTTCGTGATTGTCAATAGAGTCCTTAAAAAAATAAAGGATTTGAAGCATTACGATCCCATTATTGAAAAAATCTTTGATGAAAAGGGTAAAGAAATGGGACTGAATGTAGAATTACAGATCAATCCTGAAGTGAAAGACTTTTTTACTTTCAAAAGCATCAGCACGACCAACAAACAACGCTGCTTTCTGTCATTGCGCGGGGAAACAAGAGAAATTTTATGCGATGATAAGCTATACAATGTCTTATTGGCCGTATTCAATTCTTATGACCCTAATGATCTTTTGAAACATATTAGCACCATAGAGTCTCTCAAAAAAATCTTTTATACGATTACATGTGAAGCAGTGTATTTATAA
- a CDS encoding C-terminal helicase domain-containing protein, translated as MDRALNQRKIRKTIGIITPYDAQKRRLRSEVEKCGFKNFDEIKIDTVDAFQGEEADIIIYSTVKTCGNLSFLLDSKRLNVAISRAKENLIFVGKKSFFENLRSDKNNIFSAILQVCR; from the coding sequence ATCGATCGCGCTCTTAACCAAAGAAAAATCAGAAAAACCATAGGAATTATCACACCTTATGATGCCCAAAAAAGACGCTTGCGATCAGAAGTGGAAAAATGCGGCTTCAAGAATTTTGATGAGATCAAAATAGACACTGTGGATGCCTTTCAAGGCGAGGAGGCAGATATTATCATTTATTCCACCGTGAAAACTTGTGGTAATCTTTCTTTCTTGCTAGATTCTAAACGCTTGAATGTAGCTATTTCTAGGGCAAAAGAAAATCTCATTTTTGTGGGTAAAAAGTCTTTCTTTGAGAATTTGCGAAGCGATAAGAACAATATCTTTAGCGCTATTTTGCAAGTCTGCAGATAG
- the cagA gene encoding type IV secretion system oncogenic effector CagA, producing the protein MTNETINQQPQTEAAFNPQQFINNLQVAFLKVDNAVASFDPDQKPIVDKNDRDNRQAFEGISQLREEYSNKAIKNPTKKNQYFLDFINKSNDLINKDNLIDVESSTKSFQKFGDQRYRIFTSWVSHQNDPSKINTRSIRNFMENIIQPPIPDDKEKAEFLKSAKQSFAGIIIGNQIRTDQKFMGIFDESLKERQEAEKNGGSTGGDWLDIFLSFIFGKKQSSDVKETLNQEPVPHVQPDIATTTTDIQGLPPEARDLLDERGNFSKFTLGDMEMLDVEGVADMDPNYKFNQLLIHNNALSSVLMGSHDGIEPEKVSLLYAGNGGFGDRHDWNATVGYKDQQGNNVATIINVHMKNGSGLVIAGGEKEINNPSFYLYKEDQLTGSQRALSQEEILNKIDFMEFLAQNNAKLDNLSEKEKEKFQNEIKDFQKDSKPYLDALGNDRIAFVSKKDSKHSALITEFNKGDLSYTLKDYGKKADKALDREKNVTLQGNLKHDGVMFVNYSNFKYTNASKNPNKGVGVTNGVSHLEAGFSKVAVFNLPNLNNLAITSVVRRDLEDKLIAKGLSPQEANKLVKDFLSSNKELVGKALNFNKAVAEAKNTGNYDEVKRAQKDLEKSLKKREHLEKDVAKNLESKSGNKNKMEAKSQANSQKDEIFALINKEANRDARAIAYAQNLKGIKRELSDKLEKINKDLKDFSKSFDEFKNGKNKDFSKAEETLKALKGSVKDLGVNPEWISKVENLNAALNEFKNSKNKDFSKVTQAKSDLENSVKDVIINQKITDKVDNLNQAVSVAKIAGNFSGVEQALADLKNFSKEQLAQQAQKNESFNVGKSEIYQSVKNGVNGTLVGNGLSGIEATALAKNFSDIKKELNEKFKNFNNNNNGLKNSGEPIYAQVNKKKTGQVASPEEPIYAQVAKKVTKKIDQLNQAASGFGGVGQAGFPLKRHDKVDDLSKVGRSVSPEPIYATIDDLGGSFPLRRSAKVDDLSKAGLSRNQELTQKIDSLSQAVSEAKAGFFGNLERTIDNLKDSTKNNPMNLWAEGAKKVPASLSAKLDNYATNSHIRINSNIQNGAINEKATGMLTQKNPEWLKLVNDKIVAHNVGSVPLSEYDKIGFSQKNMKDYSDSFKFSTKLNNAVKDVKSGFTQFLANAFSTGYYSLARENAEHGIKNANTKGGFQKS; encoded by the coding sequence ATGACTAACGAAACCATTAACCAACAACCACAAACCGAAGCGGCTTTTAATCCGCAGCAATTTATCAATAATCTTCAAGTAGCTTTTCTTAAAGTTGATAACGCTGTCGCTTCATTTGATCCTGATCAAAAACCAATCGTTGATAAGAACGATAGGGATAACAGGCAAGCTTTTGAGGGAATCTCGCAATTAAGGGAAGAATACTCCAATAAAGCGATCAAAAATCCTACCAAAAAGAATCAGTATTTTTTAGACTTTATCAATAAGAGCAATGATCTAATCAACAAAGACAATCTCATTGATGTAGAATCTTCCACAAAGAGCTTTCAGAAATTTGGGGATCAGCGTTACCGAATTTTCACAAGTTGGGTGTCCCATCAAAACGATCCGTCTAAAATCAACACCCGATCGATCCGAAATTTTATGGAAAATATCATACAACCCCCTATCCCTGATGACAAAGAAAAAGCAGAGTTTTTGAAATCTGCCAAACAATCTTTTGCAGGAATCATTATAGGGAATCAAATCCGAACGGATCAAAAGTTCATGGGCATATTTGATGAATCCTTGAAAGAAAGGCAAGAAGCAGAAAAAAATGGAGGGTCTACTGGTGGGGATTGGTTGGATATTTTTTTATCATTTATATTTGGCAAAAAACAATCTTCTGATGTCAAAGAAACGCTCAATCAAGAGCCAGTTCCCCATGTCCAACCAGATATAGCCACTACCACCACCGACATACAAGGCTTACCGCCTGAAGCTAGGGATTTGCTTGATGAAAGGGGTAATTTTTCTAAATTCACTCTTGGCGATATGGAAATGTTAGATGTTGAGGGCGTCGCCGACATGGATCCCAATTACAAGTTCAATCAATTATTGATTCACAATAACGCTCTGTCTTCTGTGTTAATGGGGAGTCATGATGGCATAGAACCTGAAAAAGTTTCATTATTGTATGCGGGCAATGGTGGTTTTGGAGACAGACACGATTGGAACGCCACCGTTGGTTATAAAGACCAACAAGGTAACAATGTGGCTACAATAATTAATGTGCATATGAAAAACGGCAGTGGCTTAGTCATAGCAGGTGGTGAGAAAGAGATTAACAACCCTAGTTTTTATCTCTACAAAGAAGACCAACTCACAGGCTCACAACGAGCATTAAGTCAAGAAGAGATCCTAAACAAAATAGATTTCATGGAATTTCTTGCGCAAAACAATGCTAAATTAGACAACTTGAGCGAGAAAGAGAAAGAAAAATTCCAAAATGAGATTAAGGATTTCCAAAAAGACTCTAAGCCTTATTTAGACGCCCTAGGGAATGATCGTATTGCTTTTGTTTCTAAAAAAGACTCAAAACATTCAGCTTTAATTACTGAGTTTAATAAGGGGGATTTGAGCTACACTCTCAAAGATTATGGGAAAAAAGCAGATAAAGCTTTAGATAGGGAGAAAAATGTCACTCTTCAAGGTAACCTAAAACATGATGGCGTGATGTTTGTTAATTATTCTAATTTCAAATACACCAACGCCTCCAAGAATCCCAATAAGGGTGTAGGTGTTACGAATGGCGTTTCCCATTTAGAAGCAGGCTTTAGCAAGGTAGCTGTCTTTAATTTGCCTAATTTAAATAATCTCGCTATCACCAGTGTCGTAAGGCGGGATTTAGAGGATAAACTAATCGCTAAAGGATTGTCCCCACAAGAAGCTAATAAGCTTGTCAAAGATTTTTTGAGCAGCAACAAAGAATTGGTTGGAAAAGCTTTAAACTTCAATAAAGCTGTAGCTGAAGCTAAAAACACAGGCAACTATGACGAGGTGAAACGAGCTCAGAAAGATCTTGAAAAATCTCTAAAGAAACGAGAGCATTTGGAGAAAGATGTAGCGAAAAATTTGGAGAGCAAAAGCGGCAACAAAAATAAAATGGAAGCAAAATCTCAAGCTAACAGCCAAAAAGATGAGATTTTTGCGTTGATCAATAAAGAGGCTAATAGAGACGCAAGAGCAATCGCTTACGCTCAAAATCTTAAAGGCATCAAAAGGGAATTGTCTGATAAACTTGAAAAAATCAACAAGGATTTGAAAGACTTTAGTAAATCTTTTGATGAATTCAAAAATGGCAAAAATAAGGATTTCAGCAAGGCAGAAGAAACGCTAAAAGCCCTTAAAGGCTCGGTAAAAGATTTAGGTGTCAATCCAGAATGGATTTCAAAAGTTGAAAACCTTAATGCAGCTTTGAATGAATTCAAAAATAGCAAAAATAAGGATTTCAGCAAGGTAACGCAAGCAAAAAGCGACCTTGAAAATTCCGTTAAAGATGTGATCATCAATCAAAAGATAACGGATAAAGTTGATAATCTCAATCAAGCGGTATCAGTGGCTAAAATAGCGGGCAATTTCAGTGGGGTAGAGCAAGCGTTAGCCGATCTCAAAAATTTCTCAAAGGAGCAATTGGCTCAACAAGCTCAAAAAAATGAAAGTTTCAATGTTGGAAAATCTGAAATATACCAATCCGTTAAGAATGGTGTAAACGGAACCCTAGTCGGTAATGGGTTATCTGGAATAGAGGCCACAGCTCTCGCCAAAAATTTTTCGGATATCAAGAAAGAATTGAATGAGAAATTTAAAAATTTCAATAACAATAACAATGGTCTCAAAAACAGCGGAGAACCCATTTATGCTCAAGTTAATAAAAAGAAAACAGGACAAGTAGCTAGCCCTGAAGAACCCATTTATGCTCAAGTTGCTAAAAAGGTAACTAAAAAAATTGACCAACTCAATCAAGCAGCAAGTGGTTTCGGTGGTGTAGGGCAAGCGGGATTCCCTTTGAAAAGGCATGATAAAGTTGATGATCTCAGTAAGGTAGGGCGATCAGTTAGCCCTGAACCCATTTATGCTACAATTGATGATCTCGGCGGTTCTTTCCCTTTGAGAAGAAGCGCTAAAGTTGATGATCTCAGTAAGGCAGGGCTTTCAAGGAATCAAGAATTGACTCAGAAAATTGACAGTCTCAGTCAAGCGGTATCAGAAGCTAAAGCAGGTTTTTTTGGCAATCTAGAGCGAACGATAGACAATCTCAAAGATTCTACAAAAAACAATCCTATGAATCTATGGGCTGAAGGTGCAAAAAAAGTGCCTGCTAGTTTGTCGGCGAAACTAGACAATTACGCTACTAACAGCCACATACGCATTAATAGCAATATCCAAAATGGAGCGATCAATGAAAAAGCGACCGGCATGCTAACGCAAAAAAACCCTGAGTGGCTCAAGCTCGTGAATGATAAGATAGTTGCGCATAATGTGGGAAGCGTTCCTTTGTCAGAGTATGATAAAATTGGCTTCAGCCAAAAGAATATGAAAGATTATTCTGATTCGTTCAAGTTTTCCACCAAGTTGAACAATGCTGTAAAAGACGTTAAGTCTGGCTTTACGCAATTTTTAGCCAATGCATTTTCTACAGGATATTACTCCTTGGCGAGAGAAAATGCGGAGCATGGAATCAAAAATGCTAATACAAAAGGTGGTTTCCAAAAATCTTAA
- the cagB gene encoding cag pathogenicity island protein B, whose product MENKSIGQIFKESLKKSFFSGLWSCLKWSFILTLISLGLFLLVFRFQPETIKKYIKDPKDLQFYDDLRKKNGWDK is encoded by the coding sequence ATGGAAAACAAATCAATAGGACAGATTTTCAAAGAGAGTCTCAAAAAAAGTTTCTTTAGTGGTTTATGGAGTTGCTTAAAATGGAGCTTTATTCTCACTCTGATCAGCTTGGGTTTGTTTCTGCTTGTTTTTAGGTTTCAACCTGAGACGATTAAAAAATACATCAAAGATCCTAAAGATCTACAATTCTACGACGACTTGAGAAAGAAAAATGGTTGGGACAAGTAG
- the rpmE gene encoding 50S ribosomal protein L31, with protein sequence MKKGIHPEYIPCKVTCVTSGKEIEVLSTKPEMRIDISSFCHPFYTGSDKIADTAGRVEKFKQRYNLK encoded by the coding sequence ATGAAAAAAGGCATTCACCCCGAATATATCCCATGCAAAGTTACTTGCGTAACGAGCGGAAAGGAAATTGAAGTTTTAAGCACCAAACCTGAAATGCGTATTGATATTTCTAGCTTTTGCCACCCTTTCTATACCGGTAGCGATAAAATCGCTGACACTGCAGGGAGAGTAGAGAAATTCAAGCAACGCTACAATTTGAAGTAA